A stretch of the Coleofasciculus sp. FACHB-1120 genome encodes the following:
- a CDS encoding NAD(+) kinase translates to MPKAGIIYNDTKPVACRAATELKDKLTAAGWEVCMTTGSGGILGYSRPDRPVCHTPIDSLAPPGFDKEMKFAVVLGGDGTVLAAFRQVAPCGIPLLAVNTGHMGFLTEAYVNQIPQALEMLMSGEYEVEERAMLSVQLFRENTRLWEALCLNEMVIHREPLTSMCHFEVLIGRHALMDIAADGVIISTPTGSTAYSLSAGGPVVTPGVPTLQLVPICPHSLASRALVFADSEPVTIFPANPNRLVMVVDGNAGCYVLPEDRVYLERSPFSARFIRLQSPEFFRILREKLGWGLPHIAKPTSVELP, encoded by the coding sequence GTGCCCAAAGCAGGGATTATTTACAATGACACCAAACCTGTAGCTTGTCGCGCTGCAACAGAGTTAAAGGACAAGCTGACAGCCGCTGGTTGGGAAGTTTGCATGACAACGGGTTCCGGTGGAATTTTGGGATATTCTCGCCCCGATCGTCCGGTATGTCATACCCCGATTGATTCCCTGGCCCCCCCTGGCTTTGATAAAGAGATGAAATTTGCTGTGGTGCTGGGGGGAGATGGCACGGTTCTGGCGGCATTTCGCCAAGTGGCACCTTGCGGGATTCCCTTGCTGGCGGTGAATACTGGGCACATGGGTTTTCTTACTGAAGCTTATGTGAACCAGATACCGCAAGCGCTGGAAATGCTCATGTCTGGGGAGTATGAAGTCGAAGAGCGGGCGATGCTCTCGGTGCAGCTATTTCGAGAGAATACCCGGCTGTGGGAAGCACTGTGCCTGAATGAAATGGTGATTCATCGGGAACCGCTCACCAGTATGTGCCATTTTGAGGTGCTGATTGGGCGTCACGCGCTGATGGATATTGCCGCAGATGGGGTGATTATCTCGACTCCGACTGGCTCAACGGCTTACTCATTGAGTGCTGGGGGGCCGGTGGTGACGCCTGGAGTGCCGACATTACAGTTGGTGCCGATTTGTCCTCATTCATTGGCGTCTAGGGCGTTGGTGTTTGCAGATAGCGAACCTGTGACGATTTTCCCCGCGAATCCTAACCGACTGGTGATGGTGGTGGATGGGAATGCTGGGTGCTATGTATTGCCAGAAGATCGGGTGTATCTAGAGCGATCGCCCTTTTCGGCTCGATTCATCCGCTTACAATCCCCTGAGTTTTTCCGAATTTTACGAGAAAAACTCGGTTGGGGTCTGCCTCACATTGCTAAACCGACGTCGGTTGAATTGCCCTAG
- a CDS encoding SpoIIE family protein phosphatase has protein sequence MTSTPLPTTIGSAPPNRLSASRLPRSLSSLETWGFGVTAHISWPAIAPALHIALGTGAIFVWLPGTILGILLNLQVKRLGRHFPDVAGGTPNYTTRLLKHYPGLARYAAVGYFFSWVSTLAINVVVLTELIKVNLEPLGIDCPDTLVKIGFTLITFILAFSGTRALSILHLFFVIPAIGLLLAFCLFGIGWLAISPASPGFFPTSWSPPSFADWAKWLFFVTYTTYACESASAFVADSRRPNETLRFLTISSWIMPPIFLGGSWVLMRLATDPGLGGDTFLNLLAVSTPFWGQSAAIIVTFFLAAGSLLSCATVVSNCPRMLYQLAVDGHLSPVFAVVSRRGVFGPALVLTLLLSFICLAWGDVPQIAVVSNTGWFVSIMSVHLALWLRRKRPEVFLPWWSGVLFLLEVVVLVVGGLAWGWRDFLIGLLFPIGILAADRVMRRIPLAPFHPAWWIQHYRGRAQTKISDFVAFQVVILILLICSAATISWMFRARIGTIDLGQNGNNLYVVMLLITAFVGVAIACWTSLPQVTAIVEAREQSEHLFNIAIDGILVVDENGVIRQANPAAEQLLTAIAPNLLGCRLNQIFPALVGQPNDWSSRSEHTLKTPEHPTIVEAAVSNRYNQDFQEYVVLVRDITERQQAEEAVRNYSHTLEQKVEERTSELARANAEILALNERLQADNIRMSAELAVTRRLQQMLLPKQQELESIAGLEIASFMEPAEEVGGDYYDVLHYEDKVKIGIGDVTGHGLESGVLTIMVQTAVRTLLENNETDPKKFLDVLNRTIYHNVQRMSSDKNLSLSLLDYQGGTLRLTGQHEEMIIVRSGGQVERIDTVDLGFPIGLEADITSFVAHIQLQLYSGDIVVLYTDGITEAEDRFRVQYGLERLCEIVSRNCLHTAGEIKQVVIEDLRRHIGEQKIYDDITLLVLKQK, from the coding sequence ATGACCTCAACACCATTGCCGACAACAATCGGCTCGGCTCCTCCAAATCGGCTCTCAGCTTCGCGCTTACCCCGCAGTCTTAGCTCTCTGGAAACGTGGGGCTTTGGTGTAACGGCTCATATCTCTTGGCCTGCCATTGCCCCCGCACTGCACATTGCTCTCGGTACGGGGGCTATTTTTGTCTGGTTGCCAGGAACGATCCTTGGCATCTTGCTAAACCTACAAGTAAAACGCTTAGGCAGGCATTTTCCTGACGTAGCGGGAGGTACGCCCAACTATACCACCCGGTTGCTAAAGCACTATCCGGGGCTAGCCCGTTACGCGGCAGTTGGTTACTTCTTCAGCTGGGTCTCGACGCTGGCGATTAACGTGGTTGTCCTTACCGAACTAATTAAGGTAAACCTGGAGCCTTTAGGAATTGACTGTCCCGATACTCTGGTGAAAATTGGCTTTACGCTAATTACTTTTATTTTGGCGTTTAGCGGCACCCGCGCTTTAAGTATCCTGCACTTATTTTTTGTCATCCCGGCAATTGGGCTTTTACTCGCTTTTTGTCTATTTGGCATCGGCTGGTTAGCCATTTCCCCAGCGAGTCCTGGCTTTTTCCCCACCAGTTGGTCGCCTCCCTCTTTTGCGGATTGGGCGAAGTGGTTATTCTTCGTCACCTACACGACCTACGCTTGTGAATCTGCGTCTGCATTTGTTGCCGATAGCCGCCGCCCTAATGAAACATTGCGGTTTCTAACTATCTCCTCTTGGATTATGCCGCCCATCTTTCTGGGGGGTTCCTGGGTACTGATGCGCTTAGCCACCGATCCAGGTCTAGGTGGTGATACTTTCTTAAATTTGTTAGCGGTTTCCACGCCGTTTTGGGGACAGTCGGCAGCTATCATCGTTACCTTTTTTCTTGCCGCTGGGTCGCTTCTCTCGTGCGCGACGGTGGTTTCCAACTGTCCCCGGATGCTGTACCAACTTGCTGTAGACGGACATTTATCTCCTGTCTTCGCTGTAGTGTCCCGACGGGGTGTATTCGGTCCCGCTTTGGTGCTGACGTTGTTACTCAGTTTCATCTGTCTAGCTTGGGGAGATGTTCCCCAGATTGCGGTGGTGAGTAACACCGGCTGGTTTGTCTCGATCATGTCGGTGCATTTAGCACTGTGGCTGCGCCGAAAGAGACCAGAGGTATTTCTGCCTTGGTGGTCGGGGGTCTTGTTTTTGCTGGAAGTCGTTGTCTTGGTGGTAGGGGGTCTGGCTTGGGGTTGGAGGGACTTTCTGATTGGGTTGCTATTTCCCATAGGGATTTTGGCAGCAGATCGGGTGATGCGCCGCATCCCTTTAGCACCCTTTCATCCGGCTTGGTGGATTCAGCATTACCGAGGGCGAGCGCAAACTAAAATATCCGATTTTGTGGCGTTTCAGGTAGTCATCCTGATCTTACTGATCTGTAGCGCTGCTACGATTAGCTGGATGTTTAGAGCCAGAATTGGGACGATAGACCTGGGTCAGAATGGCAACAATCTCTATGTGGTGATGCTGCTGATCACTGCCTTTGTTGGAGTAGCGATCGCTTGCTGGACAAGTTTGCCCCAAGTGACGGCAATCGTCGAAGCCAGAGAACAGTCTGAGCATTTGTTCAACATTGCCATTGATGGGATTCTTGTCGTCGATGAAAACGGCGTCATTCGTCAAGCCAACCCAGCCGCCGAACAACTATTAACCGCGATCGCTCCTAATCTCCTGGGATGTCGTCTCAACCAGATATTTCCCGCCTTGGTAGGTCAGCCAAATGATTGGTCGAGTCGGAGCGAACACACCTTAAAAACGCCCGAACATCCCACCATTGTTGAGGCAGCCGTCTCCAACCGTTACAATCAAGACTTCCAAGAATATGTGGTACTGGTGCGCGATATTACCGAGCGCCAGCAAGCTGAGGAAGCGGTGCGGAATTACAGCCACACTTTGGAACAAAAAGTTGAGGAACGTACCAGCGAACTCGCTCGCGCTAACGCCGAGATTCTTGCCCTCAACGAGCGTCTTCAAGCTGACAATATCCGTATGAGCGCTGAGCTAGCAGTGACACGCCGACTGCAACAGATGCTACTGCCCAAACAGCAAGAGCTTGAATCAATTGCCGGATTGGAGATTGCTAGCTTCATGGAACCCGCTGAAGAGGTAGGCGGTGACTACTACGATGTACTCCATTACGAGGATAAAGTCAAAATCGGGATCGGCGATGTCACCGGACACGGACTCGAAAGCGGCGTTTTAACCATCATGGTGCAGACAGCAGTCCGAACGCTACTGGAAAACAACGAAACCGACCCCAAAAAATTCTTGGACGTACTCAACCGAACCATTTATCACAATGTACAGCGGATGAGTTCCGATAAAAATCTTAGCCTTTCCTTATTGGACTACCAAGGGGGAACGCTGCGCCTGACCGGGCAACACGAAGAAATGATTATTGTGCGTTCCGGTGGTCAGGTGGAACGGATTGACACGGTTGATTTAGGCTTCCCGATTGGGCTAGAAGCAGATATTACTAGTTTCGTCGCTCATATTCAGTTGCAATTGTACTCAGGGGACATAGTGGTGCTGTACACCGATGGCATCACTGAAGCCGAAGATAGATTCAGGGTGCAATATGGATTAGAGCGGCTGTGTGAGATAGTCAGTCGCAACTGCCTACACACGGCTGGAGAAATTAAACAAGTTGTAATTGAGGATCTGCGACGGCATATCGGTGAGCAAAAAATTTACGATGACATCACTTTGCTCGTTCTTAAACAGAAATAA
- a CDS encoding PetM family cytochrome b6-f complex subunit 7 has protein sequence MSGEIFNAAILSSTLILVGLGLGFLLLKIQGGENESL, from the coding sequence ATGAGCGGTGAGATTTTTAATGCAGCTATATTGTCCTCTACCCTGATTTTAGTGGGTCTGGGTCTGGGCTTTTTGTTACTCAAAATCCAAGGTGGAGAAAACGAGTCCCTCTAA
- a CDS encoding glutamyl-tRNA reductase: protein MNIAVIGLSHKTAPVEIREKLSIPEPACEGATLDLLSYPHIAEVAILSTCNRLEIYIVAHETEQGVREVTQFLSEHSKLPLHQLRQHLFVLLHEDAVMHLMRVSAGLDSLVLGEGQILAQVKHTHKLGQQYKGIGSILNRLFKQALTAGKRVRTETSIGTGAVSISSAAVELAQIKAQNLAACRVTILGAGKMSRLLVQHLLAKGAVHISVLNRSMQRAQELANQFPEAQLQLYPLSEMMSEIASSDLVFTSTSSTEPLLNRSKLEIHLEAHRGLMIFDISVPRNVDGDVNDLDNVQAFNVDDLKAVVAQNHESRRKMAMEAQGLLEEEVEAFDVWWRSLETVPTISCLRDKMETIRTQELEKALSRLGTEFAERHQEVIEALTRGIVNKILHDPMVQLRSQQDIEARRKAMQALQTLFNLDIGEQFS from the coding sequence ATGAATATTGCAGTCATAGGTCTTAGCCATAAAACAGCGCCGGTTGAGATTCGGGAAAAATTAAGTATTCCAGAGCCAGCTTGTGAAGGTGCAACTCTTGACCTCCTGAGCTACCCCCACATTGCAGAAGTCGCGATTCTTAGCACCTGCAACCGCCTGGAAATTTACATCGTTGCTCATGAAACCGAACAAGGTGTTCGGGAAGTTACCCAATTTCTTTCCGAACACAGCAAGCTTCCCCTCCATCAGCTGCGACAACACTTATTTGTTTTGTTGCATGAAGATGCAGTCATGCACTTGATGCGAGTGTCAGCAGGTTTAGATAGTTTGGTACTGGGCGAAGGGCAAATCCTGGCGCAAGTGAAACATACCCACAAACTGGGACAGCAATACAAGGGCATCGGTAGCATCCTGAATCGTTTGTTCAAGCAAGCGCTGACGGCTGGGAAGCGAGTCCGGACGGAAACCAGTATCGGGACGGGTGCTGTCTCCATCAGTTCAGCGGCGGTAGAGTTAGCCCAGATTAAAGCCCAGAACTTGGCAGCTTGTCGAGTGACGATTTTGGGCGCTGGGAAAATGTCCCGGCTGTTAGTGCAACATTTACTGGCAAAAGGAGCGGTTCACATCTCGGTGCTGAACCGCTCTATGCAGCGGGCGCAGGAATTGGCGAATCAGTTCCCAGAGGCGCAGTTGCAACTGTATCCGCTGTCGGAAATGATGTCAGAGATTGCTAGCTCAGACTTGGTGTTTACCAGTACTTCTTCCACAGAACCCCTGTTAAATCGGTCGAAGCTGGAAATTCACCTAGAAGCGCACCGAGGTTTGATGATCTTTGACATTTCCGTGCCACGTAACGTGGATGGAGATGTTAACGATCTCGACAATGTGCAGGCGTTTAATGTCGATGACTTAAAGGCAGTGGTGGCTCAGAATCACGAAAGCCGCCGCAAGATGGCAATGGAAGCTCAGGGGCTGCTAGAAGAAGAGGTGGAAGCCTTTGATGTCTGGTGGCGATCGCTTGAAACCGTTCCTACCATCAGCTGCCTGCGCGATAAAATGGAAACAATTCGCACTCAAGAGTTAGAAAAAGCTTTGTCTCGCTTGGGTACGGAATTTGCCGAAAGACATCAAGAAGTTATCGAAGCACTCACGCGCGGAATTGTTAACAAAATTCTGCACGATCCGATGGTACAACTGCGATCGCAACAAGATATCGAAGCCAGACGCAAAGCGATGCAGGCACTCCAAACCCTGTTTAACCTGGATATAGGCGAACAATTTAGCTAA
- a CDS encoding SDR family oxidoreductase, translating into MTLLIVGATGTLGRQVARRAIEEGYQVRCLVRSAKKAAFLKEWGAELFGGDLTNPESLKAAFEGVTAVIDAATSRPTDGTSIKQVDWDGKVALIQAATAAKVERFIFFSILDAEKYPEVPLMEIKRCTELFLAESGLNYTILRPCGFMQGLIGQYAVPILDGQAVWVTGDTSPVAYMDTQDIAKFAIKALKVPETEKKTFPIVGSRAWGAYEIIRLCERLSGRESKVTRMPLGLLRTVRRIARFFEWGWNLADRLAFAEVVATGKPLNASMDEVYQVFGIDPAQITTLEAYLQDYFSRILKKLKEIDYEKSKNKKQSKKKMPYTS; encoded by the coding sequence ATGACTTTATTAATTGTCGGTGCCACCGGCACCCTGGGCAGACAGGTGGCTCGTCGGGCAATAGAAGAGGGCTATCAAGTTCGCTGTCTGGTACGAAGTGCGAAGAAGGCGGCATTTTTAAAAGAATGGGGCGCTGAGTTATTCGGCGGCGATCTCACCAATCCTGAAAGCCTGAAAGCAGCCTTTGAAGGTGTCACAGCCGTGATTGATGCGGCAACTTCACGACCGACAGACGGCACCAGTATCAAACAGGTAGACTGGGATGGCAAAGTAGCACTGATTCAAGCTGCCACCGCTGCCAAAGTTGAGCGTTTTATCTTCTTCTCCATCTTGGATGCTGAAAAGTACCCCGAAGTCCCGTTGATGGAAATCAAGCGATGTACGGAGCTTTTCTTGGCAGAATCCGGGTTAAATTACACCATTTTGCGACCTTGCGGCTTTATGCAGGGGCTGATTGGTCAGTATGCAGTGCCGATCTTAGATGGGCAAGCTGTATGGGTGACAGGGGACACCTCTCCGGTGGCTTACATGGACACTCAGGATATTGCTAAGTTTGCAATCAAAGCCTTAAAGGTTCCGGAAACCGAAAAGAAAACCTTCCCGATTGTCGGTTCTCGCGCTTGGGGTGCTTATGAAATTATCCGCCTGTGCGAACGTCTTTCTGGGCGAGAATCCAAGGTAACGCGAATGCCTTTGGGCTTACTGCGGACAGTGCGACGGATCGCTCGCTTTTTTGAGTGGGGCTGGAATCTAGCAGATAGATTGGCTTTTGCAGAAGTAGTAGCGACCGGCAAACCCCTAAATGCGTCGATGGATGAGGTTTATCAAGTCTTTGGGATAGACCCAGCCCAAATCACGACTTTGGAGGCATACCTGCAAGACTACTTCAGTCGCATCTTGAAAAAACTCAAGGAAATTGATTACGAAAAATCAAAAAATAAAAAGCAGAGTAAAAAGAAGATGCCCTATACATCTTGA
- a CDS encoding UPF0182 family protein — translation MNRIFPGIVLLLGMWLAFDLVAYLVADVFWFQEVGYLPAFFLRLSTQAALGTIAFIVTAGFLLGNLYLAHRLKYSQEIPPTGFKKGEVDSPFFLAKQHVSAGVRGEQVLSEEDRRESFSSIRPQSSALKLRSLLPLLGVLSLAIGLMLLHYGQIAASYWHSKAGLPSVSPLLPVWFQPELIWQMGRKMLSSIWQVVVVLVSAALVLIYPQFLLTAIALVLSLFFGLVLSSHWARILQYFHPTSFNSVDPLFGRDISSYVFQLPVWELLEFWFFGLFLYGFVAVTLIYVLSGDSFSEGRFLGFSKSQIRHLCGLGGFLCTALALGYWLLRYQLLYSTTGVTYGASYTDVSVRLPLYTGLSFFSLAMALFLFWQTIQLKIKAFKLKIVLLGFLIFNFSFLIVLPAAVQRLIVQPNELQRERPFIQRSIAFTRQAFDLEDIEVQTFNPTGQLTADDLQNNDLTIDNIRLWDTRPLLQTNRQLQQIRLYYQFPDADIDRYTLKTEEVAQKTPATSRQQVLIAARELDYSSVPQQAQTWVNEHLVYTHGYGFTLSPVNTVGQGGLPDYFVRDIGTEGGEAGTLKTSSEAIRASIPIETPRIYYGEISNTYVMTSTRARELDFPSGDENVYNTYDGRGGISIGAWWRRLLFSEYLKDWQMLLTRDFTPKTKLLFRRNINQRIRAIAPFLRYDSEPYLVAANAGDNETQSYLYWIVDAYTTSDRYPYSDPGKYDFNYMRNSVKVVIDAYNGSANFYIADPNDPIIHSWSDIFPGLFKPLNEMPATLRSHIRYPMDFFTTQSERLLTYHMTDQQVFYNREDQWRIPMEIYAAEQQAVEPYFLIMRLPTAQEEEFILLLPFTPIQRNNLIAWLAARSDGENYGKLLLYQFPKQQLIYGTEQIEALINQDPVISQQISLWNRQGSRAIQGNLLVIPIEQSLLYVEPLYLEAEQNSLPTLVRVIVAYENRIVMAETLEEALQAIFQPEESATPAIIRPVEPSVAP, via the coding sequence ATGAATCGAATTTTTCCAGGAATTGTACTGCTACTAGGAATGTGGCTAGCCTTCGATCTAGTCGCCTACCTAGTAGCAGATGTTTTTTGGTTTCAGGAAGTCGGATATCTCCCGGCGTTTTTTCTCAGGTTAAGCACTCAGGCGGCGTTGGGGACGATCGCATTTATCGTCACCGCTGGCTTTTTACTGGGTAATCTATATCTTGCCCATCGTCTTAAGTATTCTCAAGAGATTCCCCCAACAGGGTTTAAAAAGGGAGAGGTTGATTCTCCCTTTTTTCTCGCGAAGCAGCACGTTAGCGCGGGAGTTAGGGGGGAGCAAGTTTTAAGTGAAGAGGATCGAAGAGAATCCTTTTCTTCGATCCGTCCTCAGTCTTCAGCACTAAAATTGCGATCGCTTTTGCCTTTGCTAGGGGTACTCAGTTTAGCGATTGGGTTGATGCTGCTGCACTATGGTCAAATAGCCGCGAGTTATTGGCATTCTAAGGCCGGGTTGCCAAGCGTATCTCCTCTGTTGCCGGTTTGGTTTCAGCCTGAATTGATCTGGCAGATGGGTAGAAAGATGCTCTCTAGCATCTGGCAGGTTGTCGTGGTGTTGGTATCAGCGGCGCTGGTGTTGATTTATCCGCAGTTTTTGTTAACTGCGATCGCGCTTGTCCTCAGTTTATTCTTTGGACTGGTGCTATCAAGCCACTGGGCGAGAATTTTACAGTATTTCCATCCCACCAGTTTTAACAGTGTTGACCCCTTATTTGGGCGAGATATCAGTTCTTATGTCTTTCAGTTGCCTGTTTGGGAATTACTAGAATTTTGGTTTTTCGGGCTATTTTTGTATGGTTTTGTCGCAGTCACTCTAATATATGTGCTGTCCGGAGATAGTTTTAGTGAGGGAAGATTTCTAGGGTTTTCCAAATCGCAGATTCGCCATTTGTGCGGACTTGGCGGGTTCCTCTGTACTGCTCTCGCTCTCGGTTATTGGTTATTGCGCTATCAATTGCTGTATTCCACCACCGGCGTTACCTATGGTGCCAGTTATACCGATGTCAGCGTGCGATTGCCACTTTATACCGGATTGAGCTTTTTCTCACTAGCGATGGCGCTGTTCCTGTTCTGGCAGACAATTCAATTAAAAATTAAAGCTTTTAAATTAAAAATTGTTTTGTTGGGATTTTTAATTTTTAATTTTTCATTTCTAATTGTCTTACCCGCCGCAGTTCAACGCCTTATCGTTCAGCCTAACGAACTCCAACGAGAAAGACCTTTTATACAACGCAGCATTGCTTTTACACGTCAGGCATTCGATTTAGAGGATATTGAAGTCCAAACCTTTAATCCCACAGGTCAACTCACCGCAGATGACTTGCAGAATAACGACCTAACGATTGATAATATTCGCCTTTGGGATACGCGACCACTTTTACAAACTAACCGCCAGTTACAGCAAATCAGACTTTATTACCAGTTCCCCGATGCTGATATCGATAGATATACGTTGAAAACTGAGGAGGTTGCACAAAAAACGCCCGCAACGTCAAGACAACAGGTACTCATCGCTGCGCGGGAATTAGACTATAGTTCGGTTCCCCAACAGGCGCAGACTTGGGTGAACGAACACCTAGTCTACACTCATGGTTACGGTTTTACTCTTTCTCCAGTCAATACAGTCGGTCAAGGTGGACTACCAGACTATTTTGTCAGAGATATTGGTACGGAAGGGGGTGAAGCAGGCACTTTAAAGACATCTAGCGAAGCAATTCGAGCGAGTATTCCGATTGAAACGCCTCGGATTTACTACGGTGAAATCAGCAACACCTATGTGATGACATCAACAAGAGCGAGAGAGTTAGATTTTCCGAGTGGCGACGAGAATGTTTACAATACTTATGATGGTCGCGGCGGTATTTCTATCGGTGCTTGGTGGCGGCGGTTGTTGTTTTCCGAGTATTTAAAAGACTGGCAAATGTTGCTAACGCGGGACTTTACGCCAAAAACTAAGTTGTTGTTTCGCCGCAATATTAATCAGAGAATTCGAGCGATCGCGCCTTTTTTGCGATACGATAGCGAACCTTATTTGGTCGCGGCGAATGCTGGCGACAACGAGACTCAAAGTTACTTGTACTGGATTGTCGATGCTTATACAACCAGCGATCGCTATCCCTACTCTGACCCAGGCAAGTATGACTTTAACTATATGCGGAATTCTGTTAAAGTCGTCATCGATGCTTACAACGGTTCTGCTAACTTCTACATCGCCGATCCGAACGACCCAATTATTCATAGCTGGAGTGACATCTTTCCGGGACTCTTCAAACCCTTAAACGAGATGCCAGCTACCTTACGCAGTCATATTCGTTATCCGATGGACTTTTTCACCACCCAATCGGAACGATTACTAACCTACCATATGACAGATCAGCAGGTGTTCTACAACCGCGAAGATCAGTGGCGCATTCCGATGGAAATTTATGCCGCTGAACAGCAAGCAGTAGAACCCTACTTTCTAATTATGAGGCTGCCAACAGCCCAAGAAGAAGAATTTATCTTGCTGTTGCCCTTCACTCCGATACAACGCAATAACTTAATTGCTTGGTTAGCAGCACGTTCCGATGGAGAAAACTACGGTAAGCTGTTACTTTATCAATTTCCTAAGCAACAATTAATCTACGGAACCGAGCAGATTGAAGCGTTGATTAACCAAGATCCGGTTATTTCTCAACAGATTTCTCTGTGGAATCGTCAAGGTTCAAGAGCAATTCAAGGGAATTTATTGGTAATTCCGATTGAACAATCGCTTCTCTACGTCGAACCTCTTTATCTAGAAGCTGAACAAAATAGTCTGCCAACATTAGTGAGAGTGATTGTTGCCTACGAAAACCGTATCGTTATGGCAGAAACTCTAGAAGAAGCACTTCAGGCAATCTTCCAACCCGAAGAATCAGCTACCCCAGCAATTATCCGTCCAGTCGAACCCTCCGTTGCTCCTTGA
- the glpX gene encoding class II fructose-bisphosphatase, whose protein sequence is MENTLGLEIIEVVEQAAIASSRWMGKGEKNIADQVAVEAMRERMNKIYMRGRIVIGEGERDDAPMLYIGEEVGICTREDAKTYCNPDELIEIDIAVDPCEGTNLVAYGQNGSMAVLAIAEKGGLFAAPDFYMKKLAAPPVARGHVDINKSATQNLKILAECLSRSIEELVVVVMDRPRHKELIQEIRQAGARVRLISDGDVSAAISCAFSGTNIHALMGIGAAPEGVISAAALRCLGGHFQGQLIYDPDVVKTGLIGESRESNIARLNSMGITDPDKVYGAEELASGKTVLFAACGITPGTLMEGVRFFKGGARTQSLVISSQSQTARFVDTIHMFEEPKQLQLR, encoded by the coding sequence GTGGAAAACACGCTGGGATTAGAAATTATAGAGGTAGTGGAGCAGGCTGCGATCGCATCCTCCCGGTGGATGGGCAAAGGCGAAAAAAACATTGCTGACCAAGTGGCTGTGGAAGCCATGCGGGAGCGGATGAACAAAATTTATATGCGGGGTCGGATCGTCATCGGTGAAGGCGAACGCGATGATGCCCCCATGTTGTATATCGGAGAAGAAGTTGGTATCTGTACCCGCGAAGATGCCAAAACTTACTGCAACCCAGATGAATTAATTGAGATTGATATTGCCGTTGACCCTTGCGAAGGCACCAACCTCGTTGCCTACGGTCAAAATGGTTCAATGGCAGTTCTGGCAATTGCTGAGAAAGGCGGTTTATTTGCCGCTCCTGACTTCTACATGAAAAAGCTGGCAGCGCCCCCAGTAGCACGCGGTCATGTTGACATTAACAAGTCCGCTACCCAAAACCTGAAAATTCTCGCCGAGTGCCTAAGTCGCTCGATTGAGGAACTGGTAGTCGTGGTGATGGATCGCCCCCGTCACAAAGAGCTGATTCAAGAAATCCGGCAAGCCGGTGCCAGAGTGCGACTGATCAGCGATGGTGACGTTTCTGCTGCCATCTCCTGCGCCTTTTCTGGTACCAATATTCACGCTTTGATGGGAATTGGTGCTGCCCCCGAAGGTGTCATCTCAGCCGCCGCTCTGCGCTGTCTGGGTGGACACTTCCAAGGTCAGCTGATCTACGATCCAGATGTGGTGAAAACTGGATTGATTGGAGAGAGCAGAGAGAGCAATATCGCACGGCTTAATAGCATGGGCATCACAGACCCAGACAAAGTTTACGGTGCTGAGGAACTCGCCTCTGGTAAGACGGTTCTGTTCGCAGCTTGTGGCATCACCCCCGGAACACTGATGGAAGGCGTCCGGTTCTTCAAGGGTGGGGCACGGACTCAAAGCTTGGTTATTTCCAGCCAGTCGCAGACCGCCCGCTTTGTTGACACGATCCACATGTTTGAAGAGCCGAAGCAACTGCAATTAAGGTAG